A part of Carettochelys insculpta isolate YL-2023 chromosome 1, ASM3395843v1, whole genome shotgun sequence genomic DNA contains:
- the LOC142002845 gene encoding olfactory receptor 52D1-like, translated as MAAFNLSSSEPSTFILTGIPGLEAAHIWISIPFSVFYMSSMFGNFTLLFVVAKEQTLHKPMYLLLCMLALTDIGMSTSVVPKALLIFWFNLKGITLGGCLTQMFFIHMVLAMQSAIVVTMALDRYVAICNPLRYSTILTNAHVAKLGLVCLLRAVFVVLPLPLLLRAQPFCANHIISHTYCEHIAVAKLSCGDTTFNRTYGLVTALAVSGLDLMLIALSYGLIIRAVLSISCKKATQKALNTCTAHIGVLLISYTSCLFSFLTQRFDKSIPSHVHITLANLYLLVPPVLNPIIYGVKTKELRDKVGKYTFRR; from the coding sequence ATGGCAGCTTTCAACCTCAGCTCCTCTGAGCCTTCAACATTCATTCTAAcgggcatccctggcctggaagcggcccacatctggatttccatccctttctctgTATTCTATATGAGCAGCATGTTTGGAAATTTCACACTTCTGTTTGTTGTAGCTAAAGAGCAGACCTTACACAAGCCAatgtacctgctgctctgcatgctggcgcTCACGGACATTGGAATGTCGACCTCTGTCGTGCCTAAGGCACTGCTtatattttggttcaatttgAAGGGCATTACTCTGGGCGGCTGtctcacccagatgttcttcattCACATGGTTCTTGCTATGCAGTCAGCCATCGTCGTCACCATGGCCCTCGACCGCTATGTTGCCATATGTAACCCCCTGAGATACTCCACCATCCTCACCAACGCACATGTAGCTAAGCTGGGGTTAGTGTGTTTGTTAAGAGCTGTTTTTGTTGTACTGCCCCTTCCCTTGCTCCTGAGGGCACAGCCGTTTTGTGCCAACCACATTATCTCCCATACCTACTGCGAGCACATAGCAGTGGCAAAGCTGTCTTGTGGGGACACCACATTCAATAGGACGTATGGCTTGGTGACAGCACTAGCAGTCAGCGGGTTGGACCTGATGCTTATTGCATTGTCGTATGGACTGATCATCAGAGCTGTCCTGAGCATCTCCTGCAAGAAAGCCACCCAAaaagccctcaacacctgcacagcTCACATCGGTGTGTTGCTGATATCTTATACTTCCTGCCTCTTCTCCTTCCTGACACAAAGGTTTGATAAGAGCATTCCTTCCCATGTGCACATCACTTTGGCCAACCTCTATCTCCTTGTTCCCCCGGTGCTTAACCCTATCATTTATGGGGTCAAGaccaaagagcttcgtgacaAAGTGGGTAAATACACCTTCAGAAGGTGA